In Blastopirellula sp. J2-11, a single genomic region encodes these proteins:
- a CDS encoding DinB family protein, which produces MMNSLEVALHQLQAVRRYSTDLIDSIDHADWYRMTDEGVSHIAWQVGHLAMAQYRLALRRVRGPAEGDDAFISADFLRVFGKGSTPVPQPEVYPCPDEILSVFHHVHRQVMEELPQFPVSRLSEPPEEPHRLFNTKLDSLLWCGQHEMLHAGQIGLIRRLLGADYRW; this is translated from the coding sequence ATGATGAATTCGCTAGAAGTCGCACTTCATCAGCTGCAGGCCGTTCGCCGCTATTCCACCGATTTGATCGATTCAATCGATCACGCCGATTGGTATCGAATGACCGATGAAGGGGTGTCGCATATCGCATGGCAAGTCGGGCATTTGGCGATGGCCCAATATCGGTTGGCGTTGCGGCGCGTGCGCGGTCCGGCGGAAGGAGATGACGCATTCATTTCCGCCGACTTCTTGCGCGTTTTCGGCAAAGGTTCGACTCCTGTCCCACAGCCGGAAGTTTATCCTTGCCCCGACGAAATATTGTCGGTTTTTCATCACGTTCATCGCCAGGTCATGGAAGAACTGCCGCAGTTCCCCGTTTCCCGGTTGTCTGAACCGCCTGAAGAACCTCACCGCCTGTTCAACACAAAACTCGACAGCCTACTTTGGTGTGGCCAGCACGAAATGCTGCACGCCGGACAAATTGGGCTTATTCGCCGCCTTCTGGGAGCGGACTACCGCTGGTGA
- a CDS encoding YgfZ/GcvT domain-containing protein, with the protein MNSPEVRSAADRWERPLCFDLSRRTRLQMSGADRVKFLHNLSTAEIKKLPPGQGCETFIPTLQGRILGHFFALPTVDSIYLTGVPNQAESLLPHFQKYAVIEDVEVVDRTADTREYLLAGPQAATWIEQTWGIAPPETNLQIVAVDNVTIYRTPYVGHSAWGVIVGGADHATAADALPQGTAEALSALRIEAGFPYYGHDLTDETLAQEADRDAAAISFTKGCYLGQETIARIDALGHVNRRLLGVKLAAEPSADMSFEIDGKPALRVTSSVFSPTFESWIGLAMVRRGFDKPGQTWETSCGPVEIVALPFSS; encoded by the coding sequence ATGAATTCGCCTGAAGTTCGCTCTGCCGCCGATCGATGGGAAAGGCCGCTCTGTTTTGATTTATCTCGTCGCACGCGTCTGCAAATGTCGGGCGCCGACCGGGTAAAGTTCCTGCACAATCTGTCGACCGCCGAAATCAAAAAGCTGCCGCCGGGGCAAGGATGCGAAACGTTCATCCCAACCCTGCAGGGAAGGATTCTGGGACACTTCTTCGCACTGCCCACCGTTGATTCGATCTATCTGACGGGGGTTCCCAATCAAGCCGAGTCGCTACTTCCCCACTTTCAAAAGTATGCGGTGATTGAAGATGTCGAAGTGGTCGATCGCACGGCGGACACTCGCGAATACTTACTCGCTGGTCCGCAAGCGGCGACATGGATCGAGCAAACTTGGGGGATCGCGCCGCCGGAAACCAACTTGCAAATCGTCGCCGTCGACAACGTGACGATCTATCGCACACCTTATGTTGGTCATTCGGCCTGGGGAGTGATCGTCGGCGGCGCGGATCATGCCACAGCGGCTGACGCGTTGCCGCAGGGGACCGCGGAAGCGCTCAGCGCGCTGCGCATCGAAGCAGGCTTTCCCTACTATGGTCACGATCTCACTGACGAAACTCTCGCGCAAGAAGCGGACCGCGACGCGGCCGCAATCAGCTTCACCAAAGGATGTTATTTGGGACAAGAGACGATTGCCCGGATTGATGCGTTGGGGCATGTGAATCGTCGCTTGCTCGGCGTTAAATTGGCGGCGGAGCCAAGTGCGGACATGAGTTTTGAAATCGACGGCAAGCCGGCGCTGCGGGTCACTTCCAGCGTTTTCTCTCCAACCTTCGAGAGTTGGATCGGCCTGGCGATGGTTCGCCGTGGTTTTGATAAGCCGGGACAAACGTGGGAGACCTCTTGCGGACCGGTCGAAATCGTAGCGCTCCCCTTCTCTTCGTAG
- a CDS encoding SDR family oxidoreductase, protein MIQNTLRNRVRNLSAEPIRSQTPLPLLITGVAGVPGYNALPYFTEKYPGQVVGVRQVNNWRMLGDNIVACDVEDMDGLKRLFDKYQFRAVLNCGGSCALKSCELDPSMAWRINFESVRNLLSVLEDSDTRLVQLSIDLVYSDKLGGGYLEHEPTDPVTIYGKTMAAAENLIQLERPESAVLRISLPMGVSFNGHAGAIDWIQSRFMKDKPATLYYDEIRTPTYTDCMNRVIDDVLGRNLAGIYHAGGPRRLSLYQIAQIINRVGDYNPNNLMGCMRVEAGPIPPRAGDVTMDSTKLADHLGYEPFDPWPLEDCWMPTHADWHHERPADEERGPHRIQELLYRNPRFLD, encoded by the coding sequence ATGATTCAAAATACGCTTCGCAATCGAGTACGAAATCTGTCTGCTGAGCCCATTCGGTCACAGACGCCGTTGCCGCTGCTGATAACCGGCGTCGCAGGCGTACCCGGCTACAATGCGCTCCCCTACTTCACCGAGAAGTACCCCGGCCAAGTCGTCGGGGTCCGCCAAGTCAACAATTGGCGCATGCTTGGCGACAACATCGTCGCCTGCGATGTGGAAGACATGGACGGTTTGAAGCGTCTGTTTGACAAGTATCAATTTCGCGCGGTGCTGAACTGCGGCGGAAGTTGCGCCCTGAAATCGTGCGAGCTTGACCCGTCGATGGCCTGGCGAATCAATTTTGAAAGCGTTCGCAATCTGCTGTCGGTTTTGGAAGACAGCGACACGCGGCTCGTCCAGCTTTCGATTGACTTGGTTTATTCGGACAAGCTGGGGGGCGGCTATCTAGAGCATGAGCCGACCGATCCGGTCACCATCTATGGCAAAACGATGGCCGCGGCGGAGAATCTGATTCAGTTGGAGCGTCCCGAGTCAGCGGTCCTACGGATCTCACTGCCGATGGGAGTTAGCTTCAACGGGCACGCCGGCGCGATCGATTGGATTCAATCCCGTTTCATGAAGGACAAACCGGCGACGCTCTATTACGACGAGATTCGCACTCCCACCTACACCGATTGCATGAATCGCGTTATCGACGACGTTCTGGGGCGTAATTTGGCGGGCATCTACCACGCCGGCGGTCCGCGTCGTTTGAGCTTGTATCAAATCGCCCAGATCATCAATCGCGTCGGTGACTATAACCCTAACAATTTGATGGGTTGCATGCGGGTCGAAGCTGGCCCCATTCCGCCGCGCGCCGGCGATGTCACCATGGACTCGACCAAATTGGCCGACCATTTGGGATACGAACCGTTCGATCCCTGGCCGCTGGAAGATTGTTGGATGCCGACCCACGCCGATTGGCATCACGAGCGGCCGGCTGACGAAGAACGGGGCCCCCACCGGATTCAGGAACTTCTCTACCGCAATCCGCGTTTTCTCGACTGA
- a CDS encoding glucose-1-phosphate adenylyltransferase, producing MRNVISLVLGGGRGTRLYPLTKYRSKPAVPLAGKYRLIDIPLSNCINSDLNRIYVLTQFLSVSLHRHIRQTYRFDNFRGGFVELLAAQQTGNESTDWYQGTADAVRKNLKYIQQYGTDYVLILAGDQLYRMDYRKMLETHIQSGADVTIAGIPVTREDAGSLGIMRLDDSGRVVGFVEKPQTEEDLNLVRMAPDKLEALGVKSQGRDCLASMGIYLFNRDTLVDVLEKTDYEDFGREIFPAAIRSRHVQLHAFDDYWEDIGTIRAFYEANLSLANPNPPFSFSDEDEPIYSRARFLPPTLMSEAAIKNSQIADGCRIGAGCVIDNSVVGLRSLIGENVTIKDSVLMGSDYYETEGELADHRSCKRPPLGIGCGSVIQGAIIDKNCNIGKNVRIINDHGIEDKEYDVGVTVVEGIPCVEKGAQIPDGWTLT from the coding sequence ATGCGTAATGTCATCTCTCTGGTACTGGGCGGCGGTCGCGGCACTCGACTTTATCCGTTGACCAAGTACCGATCCAAACCGGCGGTGCCGCTAGCCGGAAAATATCGCCTGATTGATATTCCCCTTTCCAACTGCATCAACAGCGATCTGAATCGCATCTATGTGTTGACGCAGTTTCTCTCGGTCAGTTTGCATCGTCATATTCGGCAAACCTACCGCTTTGACAATTTCCGCGGCGGATTTGTCGAACTGTTGGCCGCTCAGCAAACCGGCAACGAATCGACCGATTGGTATCAAGGTACGGCCGACGCGGTTCGGAAAAACCTGAAATACATTCAGCAATACGGCACCGACTACGTTTTGATTCTCGCTGGGGATCAACTTTATCGGATGGACTACCGCAAGATGCTGGAAACCCACATTCAAAGCGGCGCTGACGTCACGATCGCCGGCATCCCGGTGACGCGCGAAGACGCCGGTTCGCTCGGCATCATGCGTTTGGACGATTCGGGGCGCGTGGTCGGCTTTGTCGAAAAACCGCAAACTGAAGAAGATTTGAACCTGGTTCGTATGGCGCCGGACAAGTTGGAAGCGCTCGGCGTGAAAAGCCAAGGCCGCGACTGCTTGGCGAGCATGGGCATTTACCTGTTCAATCGCGATACGTTGGTCGACGTGTTGGAAAAGACCGACTACGAAGATTTCGGCCGCGAGATCTTCCCGGCGGCGATTCGTTCGCGTCACGTTCAATTGCATGCGTTTGACGACTACTGGGAAGACATCGGCACGATTCGCGCCTTTTACGAAGCGAACCTTTCGCTGGCCAACCCCAATCCGCCGTTCAGCTTCTCGGACGAAGATGAGCCGATCTACTCGCGTGCTCGTTTCTTACCGCCGACGCTGATGTCAGAAGCGGCGATCAAGAATAGTCAGATCGCCGATGGTTGCCGCATCGGCGCCGGTTGCGTGATCGACAATAGCGTCGTCGGACTGCGCAGCTTGATCGGCGAAAATGTTACGATCAAAGACTCGGTTTTGATGGGTTCGGACTATTACGAAACCGAAGGGGAACTGGCCGATCACCGCAGTTGCAAACGCCCGCCGCTGGGCATCGGTTGCGGGTCGGTCATCCAAGGCGCGATCATCGACAAGAATTGCAACATCGGCAAAAACGTCCGGATCATCAACGATCATGGCATCGAAGATAAAGAGTACGATGTCGGCGTCACCGTGGTCGAAGGAATTCCATGCGTCGAAAAGGGCGCCCAGATTCCGGATGGTTGGACGCTGACTTAG
- a CDS encoding redoxin domain-containing protein, with product MRVWIVLLVLGLCQAVGCENSTSSAGKSAADTPDQAAEAVVDDAKTPIELLEGMAAAYAQADSYFDRGKLRLSRTLAGETTIDDVAFAVKWKRPNYLRVDAYQVMIACDGKRLIAKIFDEATDEMDHQALVRPAPEQIDAAVLYLDPQQSDPILSEILVGGIVGPPPTLEMLLAKEKPDFTEEATHYVLGVDDNINGRRCHRLIYQTPNGPLTMFVDAENFLLRRIEYPQEPMLSALKASDPNAKISLVADFIDAAIGDPIHENEFLFNIRGGDKQVTYFVRPSQASTNQLLGETPQEFTLERLSGGEVRSTEFLGQPTLLAWINDHPSSRLMSEQLTRFAADASSGVDVKLISVDPRETTAEQVQQRLEQWGANFAVYRDGQAVGQQQFRIPGAPTVVLLDAKGRVQFIEAGATPDLAERLWGIARRIASGENVAEVTQTAARAEQKLYQAALTASMAGKNPYRDLPLPTVDLAPARELSHFASETVWSTTDVEQPGAVAVLRDEGGERIFVLDGGTAICELDVDGKLASRHEFNLGAGVVVDRLRVAASDKGLRVALFSANGQRLWLLDEQLEPLFRYPTSDAPHAGIADAQLLGGAEQTTLVVAFHGEVGAHGVDESGKRLWSFRDMQQLRDLARVGAGQIAVMDASSKALVIDRQGQIRREITLPGRSLLSLAYDATSGEQLALALAEIEMLEFDALAKDDAQTWSYPLPAAELPNVSPRMTAVAIGPQRGWCGLGPDGTLHLMQADGAATDRLSFGEMPNGLASLNGAELITTLPGRIVRLRFAPAK from the coding sequence ATGCGAGTTTGGATCGTTCTCTTGGTCCTTGGCCTGTGCCAAGCGGTTGGGTGTGAAAATTCGACCAGTTCAGCCGGAAAATCAGCCGCCGACACACCCGATCAGGCGGCGGAAGCGGTGGTTGACGACGCAAAAACGCCGATCGAACTATTAGAGGGGATGGCCGCCGCTTATGCACAGGCCGATTCTTACTTCGATCGTGGGAAGCTGCGGCTCAGCCGAACGCTGGCCGGAGAAACGACCATCGATGACGTGGCGTTCGCCGTCAAATGGAAGCGTCCCAATTATTTGCGGGTCGACGCCTATCAGGTGATGATCGCGTGTGACGGAAAACGGCTGATCGCCAAAATTTTTGACGAAGCGACCGATGAAATGGATCATCAGGCGCTGGTTCGCCCGGCGCCGGAGCAGATCGACGCCGCAGTCCTCTATCTTGATCCGCAGCAGAGTGACCCGATTTTGTCCGAGATTTTGGTCGGCGGTATCGTTGGTCCTCCGCCCACGCTTGAAATGTTGTTGGCGAAAGAAAAGCCTGACTTTACGGAAGAGGCGACTCACTACGTGCTGGGGGTCGATGACAATATCAACGGTCGCCGCTGTCACCGGCTGATTTATCAAACGCCCAATGGCCCGCTGACGATGTTTGTGGACGCCGAGAACTTTTTGCTGCGACGGATCGAGTATCCGCAAGAGCCGATGCTCTCGGCGTTGAAAGCGAGCGATCCCAACGCGAAAATTTCGCTAGTAGCCGATTTTATTGACGCTGCGATCGGCGACCCGATTCACGAGAACGAATTTCTGTTCAATATCCGCGGCGGGGACAAGCAGGTCACCTACTTTGTTCGACCATCGCAAGCGTCGACTAACCAACTGCTGGGGGAGACGCCGCAGGAGTTCACGCTGGAGCGACTCTCAGGCGGCGAGGTGAGGTCGACGGAGTTTCTGGGACAACCGACCCTGTTGGCATGGATTAACGATCACCCGTCGAGTCGACTGATGTCGGAGCAACTGACCCGCTTTGCGGCGGACGCTTCGAGCGGCGTGGATGTGAAACTGATTTCGGTTGACCCGCGGGAAACGACCGCCGAACAAGTGCAACAGCGACTGGAGCAATGGGGCGCCAACTTCGCCGTCTATCGTGATGGGCAAGCGGTTGGGCAACAGCAGTTCCGCATCCCGGGCGCTCCGACGGTCGTTCTGTTGGATGCGAAAGGCCGCGTGCAGTTTATTGAAGCCGGCGCGACGCCGGATCTGGCCGAACGCTTGTGGGGGATCGCTCGTCGCATCGCTAGCGGAGAGAACGTTGCAGAAGTGACGCAGACGGCCGCTAGAGCGGAGCAAAAGCTGTATCAAGCGGCGTTGACCGCATCGATGGCGGGCAAAAATCCGTATCGTGATTTGCCGCTTCCGACTGTTGATTTGGCGCCAGCTCGCGAGTTGAGTCACTTTGCGTCAGAAACGGTCTGGTCAACGACCGATGTGGAACAACCGGGCGCCGTCGCCGTGCTGCGCGACGAAGGGGGAGAACGTATTTTCGTCCTCGACGGCGGTACCGCGATTTGTGAACTCGATGTCGATGGCAAGTTAGCGTCGCGGCATGAGTTTAATTTGGGAGCAGGCGTGGTTGTTGATCGTCTGCGCGTCGCCGCGTCGGACAAGGGATTGCGCGTCGCTCTTTTTTCAGCAAATGGTCAGCGACTTTGGCTGCTTGATGAACAGCTTGAGCCGCTATTTCGCTATCCGACCAGTGACGCGCCGCATGCCGGAATCGCCGATGCCCAACTTCTCGGCGGCGCCGAGCAGACGACGTTGGTGGTCGCTTTTCATGGAGAGGTCGGCGCTCACGGCGTGGATGAAAGCGGAAAGCGACTCTGGAGCTTCCGCGACATGCAGCAGCTGCGCGATTTGGCGAGAGTCGGCGCGGGACAGATTGCGGTGATGGACGCATCCAGCAAAGCGCTGGTGATTGATCGCCAAGGACAAATTCGCCGCGAGATCACGTTGCCTGGGCGTTCGCTGTTGTCGCTCGCCTATGACGCGACGTCTGGAGAACAATTAGCGCTGGCGCTAGCCGAGATTGAGATGCTGGAGTTTGACGCGCTGGCTAAAGACGACGCGCAAACTTGGAGCTATCCTTTGCCGGCCGCCGAGTTGCCGAATGTTTCGCCGCGGATGACCGCCGTCGCGATTGGTCCGCAGCGCGGTTGGTGCGGGCTCGGACCTGATGGGACGTTGCATCTGATGCAAGCGGACGGCGCGGCGACTGATCGCCTTTCATTTGGCGAAATGCCAAACGGCCTGGCGTCGCTCAACGGCGCCGAACTGATCACGACGCTGCCGGGACGAATTGTTCGACTGCGCTTTGCGCCGGCGAAGTAG
- a CDS encoding nickel-dependent lactate racemase, whose protein sequence is MQISLSFGESQKFELELADDKVVALCDGAGSTLPSVLEAVDAALTKPPQFPALADATVPGDLVAFAIGRHIPAVDEIIAAILQVTSRPEMADRRIAIVLPHDAAKDLEASVQQMIGERADVTVERHDPDDRNKLAFIGATKENRPIMMNRSLSDADMVVPVGLARLDSSLDYFGPYEAVFPTFTDHETMQRLSAPAFVEQPVLRKRRAGEATEVGHVLGVLFGLQVEANGPETISAIRAGAIDVLSAQIQSELANAWRYQPSKRAALAVVAISGGHSQQTWANFARALAVASAAADDNAAIMICCELSTHPSATMLQLAEHDDLDDQRRRIRRERTTDAVAALQLATTLDRNKIYLLSNLPEAIVDELNMAPVANLEEARKVCEYYDSCTFIAHGQLAEVAVEGEEISSDIDWDQYAL, encoded by the coding sequence ATGCAGATCTCATTGTCGTTCGGCGAAAGCCAAAAATTCGAGTTGGAACTGGCCGATGACAAGGTCGTCGCGCTCTGTGATGGGGCGGGATCGACGCTGCCGTCGGTCTTGGAAGCGGTCGACGCAGCGCTGACCAAGCCTCCGCAGTTCCCCGCACTTGCCGACGCCACCGTGCCGGGCGATCTGGTCGCTTTCGCGATCGGCCGTCACATTCCGGCGGTGGACGAAATCATCGCCGCGATTTTGCAAGTCACCTCTCGGCCGGAGATGGCGGATCGCCGCATCGCGATCGTTCTGCCGCATGACGCCGCCAAAGATCTGGAAGCGTCCGTTCAGCAAATGATCGGCGAGCGCGCCGATGTCACGGTCGAACGCCATGATCCCGATGACCGCAACAAGCTGGCGTTTATCGGCGCGACCAAAGAGAATCGCCCGATCATGATGAACCGTTCGCTCAGCGACGCAGACATGGTGGTTCCCGTCGGATTGGCTCGACTGGATTCGTCGCTCGACTATTTTGGTCCCTACGAAGCGGTCTTCCCCACGTTCACTGACCACGAAACGATGCAGCGTCTTTCGGCGCCGGCCTTTGTCGAACAACCCGTCTTGCGCAAACGTCGCGCCGGCGAAGCGACCGAAGTGGGACATGTCCTCGGCGTTCTGTTCGGACTTCAGGTCGAAGCGAATGGCCCCGAAACGATCAGCGCGATTCGCGCCGGCGCAATCGACGTGCTGTCGGCACAGATTCAATCCGAACTCGCCAACGCCTGGCGGTATCAACCTTCCAAACGCGCCGCTCTGGCGGTTGTCGCGATCAGCGGCGGTCATTCACAACAGACCTGGGCGAATTTCGCCCGCGCACTCGCAGTCGCTTCGGCGGCGGCTGACGACAACGCAGCGATCATGATCTGCTGCGAATTGTCGACCCATCCCTCGGCGACCATGTTGCAGCTGGCCGAACACGATGACCTGGATGATCAGCGCCGCCGGATTCGTCGCGAGCGCACCACCGACGCCGTCGCCGCGCTGCAATTGGCGACCACGCTCGACCGTAACAAGATCTATCTGTTGAGCAACTTGCCGGAAGCGATCGTTGACGAGCTAAACATGGCTCCGGTCGCCAATCTGGAGGAAGCCCGCAAAGTGTGCGAGTATTACGATTCGTGCACGTTCATCGCGCATGGGCAACTCGCTGAAGTCGCGGTCGAAGGGGAAGAGATTTCGAGCGATATCGATTGGGATCAATACGCACTATGA
- a CDS encoding inorganic diphosphatase, giving the protein MTHSWHDVSPGHRMPTEFCAVIEIPTGCSLKYELDKQTGLLRMDRILYSAVHYPANYGFIPQTLADDDDPLDVLVLCQEPVYPLTLIEARVVGLMTMIDSGKLDHKIIAVAVNDPEYSSYREAVDLPSHRRNMLRRFFQDYKQLEGKTVEVDEMQPTEMAIPVIEEALQRYSEQRRRGFDVKPSS; this is encoded by the coding sequence ATGACGCACTCTTGGCACGACGTCAGCCCCGGCCATCGCATGCCGACTGAATTTTGCGCGGTCATAGAGATCCCAACCGGATGTAGTCTCAAGTACGAGCTCGACAAACAAACCGGTTTGTTACGGATGGATCGCATTCTTTACTCGGCCGTTCATTACCCGGCCAATTATGGGTTTATTCCGCAAACCCTCGCCGATGACGATGATCCGTTGGACGTGCTGGTTCTTTGCCAAGAGCCGGTTTATCCGTTGACGTTGATTGAAGCCCGTGTTGTGGGTCTGATGACGATGATCGACAGCGGCAAGCTGGATCATAAGATCATTGCGGTCGCCGTGAACGACCCGGAGTATTCGTCGTATCGCGAAGCGGTTGATCTGCCGAGCCATCGCCGCAACATGTTGCGCCGGTTCTTCCAGGATTACAAACAACTGGAAGGGAAAACGGTCGAAGTCGACGAAATGCAACCCACCGAGATGGCGATTCCGGTGATTGAAGAAGCGCTGCAGCGCTATAGCGAGCAACGTCGCCGCGGCTTCGACGTAAAACCGTCGAGCTAG
- a CDS encoding HD-GYP domain-containing protein: protein MSTLPGAPALPTKTLERHANLHRLELVNRELQTWFGVDFTYWDGETGEMMRAAEMQPSGDENYISPIVRAIAAKKKPEIVAEQAGACILAMPLAMDSATIVATSPFLTSDHFECGDEIEALARLLGTTAVRAGQWGREQNRWTTQSLERMARLQLSKLSVDDEARRLSNEIDKISDSLSSTYEEISLLYGLTQNLRISSSDEQLGDLALNWLLEVLPCEGLAIQFLPTRDDDVSSKGRNKTKTLNVGVCPLQAEELSRLVQHLNLGEKGAPFVANQRITAREEWPFPKVRQLIVVPLAEGDNIFGWIMAFNHCENKGFGTVEASLLSSVGAILGIHSGNIELYRQQSEFVTSVVQALTSAIDAKDPYTCGHSDRVARLSVCLARQMGQDTDSLNLLYMAGLLHDVGKIGIDDSVLRKPGRLTADEYEHIKLHPELGYNILKGLKQIEKVLPVVLHHHEQWDGKGYPHKLKANDTPLLARITAVADAYDAMSSDRPYRKGMPEEKVDAIFRDGAGQQWDPAVINAFFAARDELRSILSEERAEIRFDVRDWLK from the coding sequence ATGTCCACCCTTCCAGGCGCACCCGCGCTGCCAACGAAAACGCTGGAACGTCACGCAAACTTGCATCGTCTCGAGTTAGTAAACCGAGAACTGCAAACTTGGTTTGGCGTTGACTTCACCTATTGGGATGGCGAAACCGGGGAAATGATGCGCGCTGCCGAAATGCAGCCTTCCGGCGATGAGAATTACATCTCGCCGATTGTGCGCGCTATCGCCGCCAAGAAAAAACCGGAAATTGTCGCCGAACAAGCCGGAGCTTGCATCTTGGCGATGCCGCTGGCGATGGACAGCGCCACGATCGTCGCGACGAGTCCCTTTCTGACCAGCGATCATTTCGAGTGCGGTGATGAGATCGAAGCGCTGGCGCGATTGTTGGGGACGACCGCCGTGCGCGCCGGACAATGGGGAAGAGAACAAAATCGCTGGACGACGCAAAGCTTGGAGCGGATGGCTCGCTTGCAGTTGTCAAAACTGAGCGTGGATGATGAGGCGCGACGTCTGTCGAATGAAATCGACAAAATCTCGGATAGCCTTTCTTCGACGTATGAAGAAATCAGCTTGCTCTATGGTCTGACGCAAAACTTGCGGATCTCCAGCAGCGACGAGCAGTTGGGGGATCTGGCCCTGAACTGGTTGTTGGAAGTGTTGCCGTGCGAAGGATTGGCGATCCAGTTTTTGCCGACCCGCGACGATGACGTTTCGTCGAAGGGACGGAATAAGACGAAGACGCTGAACGTCGGCGTTTGTCCGCTTCAGGCGGAAGAACTTTCCCGTTTGGTTCAGCATCTGAATCTGGGCGAGAAAGGGGCTCCGTTTGTCGCGAATCAACGAATCACGGCCCGCGAGGAATGGCCGTTCCCCAAAGTTCGCCAACTGATCGTGGTGCCGCTCGCCGAAGGGGATAACATCTTCGGCTGGATCATGGCGTTTAATCATTGCGAGAACAAAGGCTTTGGCACCGTCGAAGCGAGCTTGCTCAGCAGCGTCGGCGCGATCCTGGGCATTCACAGCGGAAATATCGAGCTCTATCGTCAACAGTCCGAATTTGTCACCAGCGTGGTGCAAGCGTTGACATCGGCGATTGACGCGAAAGATCCCTATACTTGCGGTCATAGCGATCGCGTCGCCCGGTTGTCGGTTTGTTTGGCGCGGCAGATGGGACAAGATACCGACTCGCTCAATTTGCTTTATATGGCGGGTCTGTTGCACGATGTCGGCAAGATCGGCATCGATGATAGCGTTCTCCGCAAGCCGGGCCGTTTGACGGCCGACGAGTACGAACATATTAAGCTTCATCCCGAGTTGGGGTACAACATCCTCAAAGGGTTGAAGCAGATCGAAAAAGTTTTGCCGGTCGTGTTGCATCACCATGAGCAATGGGACGGCAAAGGTTATCCGCACAAGCTGAAGGCGAACGATACGCCGTTGTTGGCGAGAATCACCGCCGTCGCCGACGCTTACGACGCGATGTCGAGCGATCGTCCTTATCGCAAAGGAATGCCGGAAGAAAAAGTTGACGCGATCTTCCGTGACGGCGCCGGACAACAATGGGATCCGGCGGTCATTAACGCCTTTTTCGCCGCTCGCGACGAACTCCGTTCGATCTTAAGTGAAGAGCGCGCCGAAATCCGGTTTGACGTCCGCGACTGGCTGAAATAA